From Thalassococcus sp. S3, one genomic window encodes:
- a CDS encoding thiamine pyrophosphate-dependent dehydrogenase E1 component subunit alpha → MRKDNQVLEGMYRLMSLTRALDQVLGKHDGHWHGLEGEEAVTAAVYYGLRDRDVVAPHYRGAVTAALAKGADMSRLMAGFLGKSTAYHKGRHRSDVCGPPELGLIGLYGGSLGPPLGYAAGAALAAKLDGRDDIALAVFGDGTSSRGDCHEAMNMAAVQTLPIIFVCQNNQIAISTPLSGGVGGSIAARADGFGMPGHTVDGNDVLAMRGAMDAAIARARAGEGPTLIEARTYRVAGHFYSDAEDYRDADEIAAWRAKDPVARYRRYLIDEGVMTEAGMDALDADLVAEVNAAFETALADPVPDASALDVADVFAAEARG, encoded by the coding sequence ATGCGCAAGGACAATCAGGTGCTTGAGGGCATGTACCGGCTGATGAGCCTGACCCGCGCGCTCGACCAGGTGCTAGGCAAGCATGACGGGCATTGGCACGGGCTGGAGGGCGAGGAAGCGGTCACTGCTGCCGTCTATTACGGCCTTCGGGACCGGGACGTCGTTGCCCCGCATTACCGGGGCGCGGTCACGGCGGCATTGGCCAAGGGCGCCGACATGTCACGGCTGATGGCGGGGTTCCTGGGCAAATCCACCGCCTATCACAAGGGCCGGCACAGGTCCGATGTCTGCGGGCCGCCGGAACTGGGGCTGATCGGCCTTTATGGCGGTTCGCTTGGCCCCCCTCTGGGCTATGCGGCGGGTGCGGCTCTCGCGGCAAAGCTGGACGGTCGCGACGACATCGCGCTCGCCGTCTTTGGCGATGGCACATCCAGCCGGGGCGACTGCCACGAGGCGATGAACATGGCCGCCGTTCAGACACTGCCGATCATCTTTGTGTGCCAGAACAACCAGATCGCCATTTCCACCCCGCTCTCCGGCGGGGTCGGTGGGTCGATTGCCGCCCGTGCCGACGGGTTCGGCATGCCCGGACACACCGTTGACGGAAACGACGTGCTGGCCATGCGGGGCGCGATGGACGCCGCCATTGCCCGTGCCCGCGCCGGCGAAGGTCCGACCCTGATCGAGGCGCGAACCTACCGGGTGGCCGGGCATTTCTACTCCGACGCCGAAGATTACCGCGACGCGGACGAAATCGCGGCCTGGCGGGCCAAGGACCCGGTCGCGCGCTACCGCCGTTACCTCATTGACGAAGGGGTGATGACCGAGGCCGGGATGGACGCCCTCGATGCCGATCTCGTGGCCGAGGTGAACGCCGCATTCGAGACGGCCTTGGCCGATCCGGTGCCCGATGCCTCCGCGCTCGATGTCGCGGACGTCTTCGCTGCGGAGGCGCGCGGATGA
- a CDS encoding alpha-ketoacid dehydrogenase subunit beta, protein MSRMTFQQATVAALRDEMRADRDVFLLGQDIGRFGGPLRSTAGLFDEFGADRVIDMPMSEGTIAGLAVGAAMQGKRPVVDLMFGEFLALVMQQFLDAGAMHYYSGGTQSVPMVLRVKYGIGPFHGHAYDHHSWLVGVPGVKVFAPSNPADAYAMMRAAVRDNNPVLFMEHMALYHAGKGEIDPDGAANASAGSVIVRDGSDVTLIGSALMLKRALRAARTLEADGISAEVIDLRRIYPLTLDPILASVAKTGRVVLLSEAIGRGASINDLAAILAEKAFADLSAPITRLTAPDIPTPFARELEAAYLPSEDRIADAARRLVADQA, encoded by the coding sequence ATGAGCCGGATGACCTTTCAGCAAGCCACCGTCGCCGCACTGCGCGATGAGATGCGTGCGGACCGTGACGTCTTTCTCCTGGGCCAGGATATCGGGCGCTTTGGCGGTCCCTTGCGCTCGACTGCCGGTCTCTTCGACGAATTCGGCGCCGACCGGGTCATCGATATGCCGATGTCCGAGGGCACGATCGCGGGCCTCGCCGTAGGGGCGGCCATGCAGGGCAAGCGCCCGGTGGTCGATCTGATGTTCGGCGAATTCCTGGCCTTGGTCATGCAGCAATTCCTCGACGCCGGCGCGATGCATTACTATTCCGGCGGCACCCAATCCGTGCCGATGGTGCTGCGGGTGAAATACGGGATCGGCCCGTTCCATGGCCATGCCTATGACCACCATTCCTGGCTCGTCGGGGTGCCGGGGGTGAAGGTCTTTGCCCCATCCAACCCCGCCGATGCCTACGCCATGATGCGCGCCGCCGTGCGCGACAACAACCCCGTGCTCTTCATGGAACACATGGCGCTCTACCATGCGGGCAAGGGCGAAATTGACCCGGACGGCGCCGCCAACGCATCTGCCGGCAGCGTAATCGTGCGGGACGGCTCCGACGTCACACTGATCGGATCGGCTCTGATGCTGAAACGTGCGCTCCGGGCGGCCAGGACGCTTGAAGCGGATGGCATCTCCGCCGAAGTCATCGACCTTCGCCGCATCTATCCGCTGACACTCGACCCGATCCTGGCGTCGGTCGCCAAGACAGGCCGCGTGGTTCTTCTGTCCGAGGCGATCGGGCGCGGGGCGTCGATCAACGACCTCGCGGCGATCCTGGCGGAAAAGGCCTTTGCAGATCTCAGCGCGCCGATCACCCGCTTGACCGCGCCTGACATCCCGACCCCCTTCGCGCGAGAGCTTGAGGCCGCTTACCTGCCAAGCGAAGATCGCATCGCCGACGCCGCGCGGAGGCTTGTCGCGGACCAAGCGTGA
- a CDS encoding TRAP transporter fused permease subunit, which yields MTDTSEVRTRGEAALDAEQKSERLEFSGPARWTIIVVTLVAIGIAINQLFNLRIGGYSFLEGMYLYVLAGLFLSLTFITFRAYGPPSPRVPWYDWCLAAVTLAVCAFFVATAGESLDSGWEYAAPERAVWASIVLYLLILEGTRRAGGMVLFCVVLLFSLYPTFAEHVPDPLNGFTQPFTDVIPYFMISSEASFGIPMRAFGNLVIGFILFGAVLQFTGGGKFFNNLAMAVVGGYRGGAAKVSIFASGFMGSMSGSVISNVLTTGAVSIPAMRKTGFAPRYAAATEACASTGGVLMPPIMGATAFVIASWLSRPYVEIMLAAAIPSLLYFFGLFVQIDAYSARRGLKGLPQEDRPRALKTLADGWLYVAVFALLIYLMVAFRWETTAPFYAVALLLIVNQFRPGDRVSLNGLFSIIASVGRTLAELVAVLLGIGMIVGAFQATGLTGPLANELVYAAGNSLPMLLLMGAVTSFIFGMGMTVTACYIFLAVVLAPALVQAGLNELAVHLFILYWGMVSFITPPVALGAFAAASMAGANAFKTAFEAMKLGGVIYVVPFFFVLNPALIGQGALAEVIVVLICALMGVWFISSALQGYVSFVGPLHSSTLSTVMRAVLLFAGLMVAAPVGGVAGLNHTVLTLTGFAVALVPFLVAWRAGAERSVA from the coding sequence ATGACAGATACGAGCGAGGTTCGGACCCGCGGCGAAGCCGCGCTGGACGCCGAACAGAAATCCGAACGGCTGGAATTTTCCGGACCCGCGCGATGGACGATCATCGTGGTCACGCTGGTTGCGATCGGCATCGCGATAAACCAGCTTTTTAATCTGCGGATCGGTGGCTATTCCTTTCTGGAGGGGATGTATCTTTACGTCCTGGCCGGCCTTTTCCTCAGCCTGACCTTCATCACCTTCCGCGCCTATGGGCCACCCTCGCCACGCGTGCCTTGGTATGATTGGTGTCTTGCAGCGGTGACCCTCGCGGTATGCGCCTTCTTTGTTGCAACGGCGGGAGAGAGCCTGGACAGTGGGTGGGAATATGCCGCGCCGGAACGCGCCGTCTGGGCGTCGATTGTCCTTTACCTACTTATTCTCGAAGGAACGCGCAGGGCGGGCGGCATGGTGCTCTTCTGTGTCGTGCTGCTTTTCTCGCTTTACCCTACATTCGCCGAACATGTGCCGGACCCGCTGAACGGGTTTACCCAGCCGTTCACGGATGTGATCCCGTATTTCATGATCTCGTCGGAGGCGTCTTTCGGGATCCCGATGCGCGCCTTTGGAAATCTTGTGATCGGGTTCATCCTGTTCGGGGCGGTGCTGCAATTCACCGGGGGCGGCAAGTTCTTCAACAACCTCGCCATGGCAGTGGTGGGCGGCTATCGCGGCGGTGCTGCGAAGGTGTCGATTTTCGCCTCGGGCTTCATGGGGTCGATGTCTGGGTCTGTGATCTCGAACGTGCTGACGACCGGTGCGGTTTCGATCCCGGCGATGCGGAAAACCGGCTTTGCACCGCGATATGCCGCCGCGACCGAGGCTTGCGCGTCGACCGGTGGCGTCCTGATGCCGCCGATCATGGGGGCCACGGCCTTTGTCATCGCCTCATGGCTGAGCCGTCCTTACGTCGAGATTATGCTGGCCGCCGCGATCCCCTCGCTGCTTTATTTCTTTGGCCTCTTTGTCCAGATCGACGCCTATTCGGCGCGCCGAGGGCTGAAAGGATTGCCACAGGAGGATCGGCCACGCGCCTTGAAGACCCTTGCCGATGGTTGGCTGTATGTCGCGGTATTTGCCCTCTTGATCTACCTGATGGTTGCGTTTCGCTGGGAGACCACGGCGCCGTTCTATGCGGTTGCCCTTCTTCTGATCGTCAACCAGTTCAGGCCGGGTGACCGCGTGTCGCTGAACGGGCTTTTCAGCATTATCGCCTCGGTCGGGCGCACGCTGGCCGAATTGGTTGCGGTGCTGCTTGGCATTGGCATGATCGTGGGGGCGTTCCAGGCGACTGGCCTGACGGGGCCGCTGGCCAATGAGTTGGTCTACGCCGCTGGCAACTCGCTGCCGATGCTGCTTTTGATGGGGGCGGTGACCTCGTTCATCTTCGGAATGGGGATGACGGTGACGGCCTGTTACATCTTTCTTGCGGTCGTGCTGGCCCCGGCGCTGGTGCAGGCGGGGCTGAACGAGCTCGCCGTGCATCTTTTCATCCTTTACTGGGGCATGGTCAGTTTCATCACGCCGCCGGTGGCGCTGGGCGCGTTTGCCGCGGCGTCGATGGCGGGGGCCAACGCGTTCAAGACCGCCTTTGAGGCGATGAAGCTGGGCGGTGTGATCTACGTGGTGCCGTTCTTCTTTGTCCTGAACCCTGCGCTGATCGGGCAGGGCGCGCTGGCAGAAGTCATCGTGGTGCTGATCTGCGCCCTGATGGGGGTGTGGTTCATTTCCTCGGCCTTGCAGGGTTATGTCAGCTTCGTCGGTCCGCTGCATTCAAGCACGCTCAGCACGGTGATGCGGGCCGTGCTCCTCTTTGCGGGTCTGATGGTTGCCGCCCCGGTGGGCGGCGTGGCGGGGCTGAACCACACGGTGCTGACCCTCACGGGGTTCGCGGTGGCGCTGGTTCCGTTCCTGGTGGCCTGGCGCGCGGGGGCGGAGAGGTCCGTGGCGTGA